The following nucleotide sequence is from Hevea brasiliensis isolate MT/VB/25A 57/8 chromosome 7, ASM3005281v1, whole genome shotgun sequence.
tgTTGAAATTTATTAGGCAAAAACTAGTTCAGCTTTTTGTGAAATCTAGTATTCTCTCCTGGAAGTTGATGCTTGATTGATACGAGAAAAGGATTCCATTATGTTTACACTTTCGCCATTTCTCTCTGCAATCAATTAATGGAAATCTCATCTATTTCAACTACTTAATTAATGCCCAGCTGGTTCATACATAAATGAGGCGACTTGCTCGGGTTGGGTtggataaaatttaattttatttaattgattaaatgaatttgagttaaacttaatttttagatttatttaataaataaattgagTGTGAACTTATTAATATTCGACTTCTTAAAATTTGTGAGCTTACTCGTTAGTAGGTTTATTAACAGGTTTGTGAGTTGATTTATTGGAACAAGTttgtgaacttatttattaaTCCCgtttactaatttattaatttagtacattgtgttaaaatttaaattatttgtgttaattataatattaatgttGTAAAAAAAAACAGAAAATCCTTCTACACTCTTAGTTACCAAATCTATATTCCCTAGCTTAATTTATATGTAATTAGAttaatataattcaataaattgGAGTACTTGTCtggtaatatatatataaaaaagatatcagaaaaaaaaattctaacagTGATCTgtattgattttaaaaatttatgaagTAAAAATTTTATGTGAGTTAATGATTTatctgaagaagaaggagaagaataaGAAGGGTACAAGAGCAGAAGCTGGAATTCTCTCAACCAACTGGGTAGGACCACTGACATAAACAATATCCAGGCCATTCCTTTCTATAAATTTGGTAGCCATTAAAATTGTTCCTGCTTTAAAGGAGGGAACTCTGCACATTTCCTTTCCCAACCAATATCATAAGCCACGCCTCCAATGTTCTCAATACCCGACCAACACCAACTACTGCATGCTGCTGCTGCTCTGTTCGATCACATAAATGTCTGCAAATGGTAAAATCAGACACATGACCAGAAGAAGGTAGAAGAGACGACACATGAAAATGATAACACATACATATATGGTTTGGATTTATATTTTGTTTTGACCTAGTTAAAtacaactctctctctctctctctctctctctctctctctctctctctctctctctccagttTTGTGTTTGTCACCTTCTTATGTTTTGATTGATTTGTTGGTTTTAttacttcacttccttgtattctATATATATGACGCATTAAAAGTTGGTGgattttcttgaatttttatcTGCAATAACAAATTGAAAAACCTCAAGCTAGATAGAGATAGCATTAAGAAGATGATtatatgatgatgatgatggtcgaGGAAGGTAAGGTACCACTACCACCACCATCTTAATAAAACAACAAATGCAATGACATTAAGGAAGTTATGTCCTGCTACCATAATCAACCATTTATAAAGAATTCTGCCATTGAATCAGCCGTGGTTTAAATATTCATTCTTGTTATTCATCTAGCTGATTTATAAAGAATTCTGTCAATTAACGATTTAAATTACGCAATATTTGTGATTAATAGTGCAGGAATACCTAATTCTTtaatatattctttttttttaagaGAGCATTTTTGTTGGTATTTATTATTAAGAATATCATCAGATCATTTTTCGCATATTGAAatcaaattttttttctctaagtGATTTGAAGGGTACATTTATTTATATTAGCTTgatacattcaatatataattaaataatcctAAATGCTCCCCATACTAAGTTAAAACTTTGACTAATAAAGAAGgagactattattattattattattattattattattattattattattattattattattattatttctgctACTACTACGTTTATTATGAAAACTATACAATATCTAAGTAAAGTAGTACTCTTGAGTTTTCCAATCACGCTTTTTCTCGGATTTAGCTAAGTGCTGTTTCTGGTGACCTTCCTTGCCTAGGTTAGGAGATGGTGCTTAATTGGTTCGTTGATGGGTTTCCCTCACCTCCTCAGTCTGGTTTGTCTATAATTTTGGGTTTGGTTGTTTGGTTTTACAAATCTTGGAGCTTAAATGGAGGGGGGTTTTCGGAGAAAATTTAGTTGTGCAAACTTTGGTTTGAAGCTTTGCTTGTATGGATACCTTCCTTGGTTTGTACATGTCCTCTGCTTGGTAGGAAGACTCCCTGCTCTGGGAGAGTTTCAAGGGAAGGTGCCTTGAGGATCTAAAGAGTAAGTGTATCAAAAGTGTTTGTTGGTTTTCCATGACTAGATGAGACTGAAAAGCCATAGCCTTTGCCTCCCTTCTCTTCCAAATTAGTGTTTttttgagttctataactcccgATAGCATTGGGCCTCTTTTATAAAGGTGTGGAGTTTGTTGGCTTTGCTGGTTTTGCCCTGTCCTTTTAGCTTTGGCGAAAGGATTTCCCTTCCTTGCTTTCAGTGAGTCACTTCAATTTGGCTTCTCAGTAATGGTGCTGTGTAAGTGGCTGTTCCTAAATTTCTGTTTAGGAGTTTTAGGTCTAGAtttaattggtaaattggattggTGTTTTAGTTTTATAATCCAAGCCTTGGCCTTAATATATGTACTCTTGCCTTCTAAACTTTTCTGCAATCAGACtaaaaaaacaaaaagaggaaAAGACTTATTTAGATTCTTTAAATTATGTCAAAGAGTTATATAAATCTTTAAAATATTTCAGAGTTCAATTAAATTCTtcaattcttaaaaaaaattaaataaatcttttaaatttaaaaaatacattaaataagttcttaaaaacaaataataacttttaaaaaaatagataaaGAAAACAATAAACTATAATTTACTTTTAATATAAATCAAATTAAGGCCGTGTACAAAAATCTTCTAGTGCATGAGGTCttcattaataattttatatatttaatttacaatATTTTGATAGATATCTGTTGCATCCTGAAGTATATTGATAAGTTATTTTTTGTcaaattatttaagaaatttcTTTATGAGTTCAACAAAAAAATAACTTATCAACTTAATTTAAAATGCAGCAGatatttactaggatattacaaATTATATACATAAAATTGCTATTGCAAACTTGGTGCATTAAAAGATTTTTATATGGCTAGATTTATATTAGAAATAAATTATAGTTTaatctttttttatatatttttaaaatttaaagagttTACTTGTCTAAATATAGTAAAAAaacattatttaatttatttttaaaatttaaaagttttatttaatcttttttaaaatttaaatgactTATTTAGATTCGAAAcattttcaaaacttgtataattaTTAGCTTATAAAATCATGTGAATTTAACAATAATTactgaaaaatatataaaatttaatacatTTTGTTTTAAGAAAattactaatttattaaaataaaataaaaatatttactatATTTACAAAATAGGAATATGTGCTAAGTATTCAAGTGAGCATAAATAATATAGAAATCTAGAGTCCAAGATCGATGAAAGCCCAGATAAGAGGAGTGGTCACTGTCTCCTAACGAGCAACGAACGAAAGAGCAACGGCTTTATACTAAAAGAGAAGCTGTTTACGTATCATTATTTGTGCAATTGATTTtgttagtgaccatttggatttGGGCATTTATATTTTGTGGCGAGGCGAACGCGGAGGCGCCATTGGTGACTCTCACTGCATCAGCCATCCGCATGTTTTCGTAACCTCACATCTTTACCCATCCATGTCTGGTCTCTGTTGTCTTCAACCAAACGCCATCTCCACTTGCATTTTACATTTCATTTATTtactcttttcttttctattctttATCAGACACCAAACTAAtgcatgagtttttttttttaagaaaaattttattaatttaggttTATTTGATTTAAAATACTCTATACGTGTAGAAATTATATTTTCTAATAAAAAGTGTGATATAAATGTGTTTGGTAAGTTACCGTTGCACAAGGGAAGTAAAGTGCCTTTATTTTCTAAGAAGTTAGCTTTATAATGCAAACCAAATAAgattattttttgtatttttcaaaaatttttacttccTTAGTCTACTTATCCCAACCACACAGGgtgttataattaaattataaattttgtcaattttaccaATCAATGACACTAATTAttcttattaaatattttaaaaaagttttatttaattataatttattttcttaaatgttaaattaaaaatttttttttctgtcAGGAAATAATACATGTACTTGAGTTAGGACATGACTGGACAGTTGTTAAAACTATAACAATTTTAACAAAATTTGTGATACTGTATAATGCATTCACACTCACTCTCACCACACAATATGAGATTCTAAAGGaccattaaaattctaatttttttttcttattcaaTTCATTCATGAAATATTTTGGTTAAATTGGATGTGTTGTGTACTATTATGAAATAGTGGCGAACCAAAGGTTGGATCAACACTGCAATAGGGAATTTATTGGATGAACAATCAATAACAATACAAAGAATATAAAActtgagttaaggccaagagaagAGAACCAATCCATCTCAATGCCAATAAGCATTCTTTTAGTTTCTACGGCAACAAACCAGCCCATAGTCTAAGCAACCCTAATGCAGCCCAGTAACGCCAACCATTTCTTCCCGTAGAACAAGCATGGACAGGCAGACGAGAGAGTGGAGGGGTTTTGCTTAGCTTCTTGACAGAAAGAAAGAAACAGACAAAGATGGCGGTCCATGGTGCAAGAAGAACCCTTCAATTTTCTTCAGCTTCTGCAAAAGCCCTTTTAACCCTTTCAACACCAACAACAAAAACGATAACTTCCCCTTTTGCTTCTAAAGCCGCCAGCTTGAGTGGACTCTCTTATAAGCCCTCCTCTGCTATACGATTATCCCTGCACAAGCTCAACTTCTCCAGGTTGGCTTACTTCCTTTTCATATAATATTATATAGTCGTGTATGAACATTCTTGTCCATTTCTTATTTTCTTGATTCAGAAATAAAACGTTTTTGCAGAGGCATCTAAAACAAAGGAATGGGAAATTACATTGCACAGATGTAAATCGACTGCAAATATAGCATTTATGTCTTTTGTTTAGTTCTTTTTGTGATTGTGGGAATACACATTTAAATTCAATCTCATGATTTTTATCAAATGCCTCCTTTCTGTGATTGCATATATTTAGTTTTAGGGCCTCAAATTCATATCCCCAAGTTCACATCCTTAATCTGTTGGTATTTAATATTAAATTGGATGTAGTGTATTTATCATTTCTTCAATGCTATTATCTATTACTTtgtctcaatatcacaatttcatTGAGCAGGAATTTTATTTCAGTGTTTTAAACTTTTTAATGTTGTAAACTAATCTTTGCGGATACTAATGACCCTGTTATAGTAAGTCTAAGAAGATTCACTTCATGGATGTTTTAGGCTTCCTGTGGAGTTGGGTGGTGCATTGTCCTTGATTCCATTGCATAGTGTTACAGCCTCTGCCTTGTTCACCTCATTACTATCATTGCACAACGACACTTGGGGATGTCTATCTGAAGGTATTCTTCAAAACTatcattttttaattaatgtCCTGTGATTTGCAATAACATGGCGTTCATTGTGATTCTAGGCTAAACATATTAGAATGTGTTAAATAGGTGTATTACCATTTTAGGAACTCTTGAAAGCTGTGGTTCATTTTATTAAGGTACTGAAATTCCCACAATTTTTAAGATAGAAATTGACCATTTTCACTCTAATCTTCTTTTCTAAAATTTTCAAGTCAAATATCTCTGTCATTTGCTTGAGTACCTTATTAGGGAGCTGTACCTTATAATCATATCTGGGaggaagctttttttttttttttttttctgtatcaTATAACTCAAACTCAAACTTGTCAGGGAAATGTCTCCTTTAAGGCTGTTTGATGACCTTGTTGAGGATTAAACTATGGAATTTTTTTAGAAGAGTATAAAGAGCATGGTTGATTTTTAGTGCCTCACTGCCTTATTGGCCAGATAAATTAATCGAAAAAAGATATTAAGTTTTGCTAAGCAAAATATCTCATTTGGGGACATATTTGTTAGTTCAAGGTCTAGACAATGTTTGAATATGCAGAATTGGATTTTCGTTTGTCATTTGTGTAAGTATTTTGTGGACTAGTGttatgaaattaaattgataTCTGCTCATGAGTAAAGCAATCCCAACTCCATATTGTCCAACTATTTGTGAAAAAGTCCAATCTTATAATATCCATATAGGTGAAGAGATTCTTCACACATTTGATTTTGTGACATAGCAGACTCTTCAAATTTGCTTCAGTGGCTGGGCTAGCAATTTGTTTGTAAGAAACTAAGACTATATAGACTTTTATATGAACTATCAAAAAGGAGAGAGAAAAGTGACATTTAGATAGGACCTGTCATTATTTTCTTGTCCATGGCTAGGGAGCATCTGTAGTGAATTGGATCCTTTGCAATTATTACATTACTGATTTATGGGATAATGCCTGATTTTGTGCTTTATCATAGACTTCGTGGGTAAACTTCACCATTTGTACCTAAATTTAGGACACTATAACAACGTCATCCGTAAATTACAATTTATAACATAAAAACCATTCAATTTTGATTTGATGCACAACACACAAAACTCTCTTTTACTTACTATAAAAAGTTTTCCAGTTTAACAGTGCTAATGTGTCACTATAActgaaattttttaattaaaaataaatataccattttttctctctcttcttctcctcCCTCTTCAAGATTCCTCCCTCTTTCCtcgctctctctccctctccattccaCTGTTTTCTTGGCCTTCCCTTCAATCACTATCTCACCATCATCGCTTCTCCTTTTTGTCGAACCTGACTTCATCCCCAGCACCTTTTGGACCTATCCTCTAATTTTGTACAATTCTCTCCTCTTTCTATGTCTTGATCATTTTGTAATTCCCTCTGCAATGATGGAGAATGAATAATGTATATTGTCCTTGACTGTTGTTTCCAACTTTCAAAAATTCCAAACTCTTGAGAAAGCAATTCCAAGGTATGAATAGCTACCATTTCATACCAGAGAAAAATTAAAACAAACCAGTTGAGTAATTAtaagtcaaagaaaaaaaaaactttataaaaGAACTATAAATGATTCTCAACTAGTTAATGTGTTGCCAACTACATGAACCCTTTCCATGTCGATTTGTACTTGATTTCAAACATTATGATAAAGCAACTAACCAGTAAAAACTGTGGGAATTTGACAGGCAATATCACAGCTTCTTGCAATGCCTATTTGGCTCTCTCAAGCCGTGCCACATCATTTTGCTTCACATTTGGTTTCTCCCTATTGACAACAAAATCAAGTCCTGCTTAAGCTTTGCTTGTTCTGGATCCTTGTCTTTTCCTTCCCCATCTTTCAAATTTAGCTTTCTTTTTGACTCTGCAGCAGCACTATTTGAGGTGGATACACTACC
It contains:
- the LOC110639394 gene encoding uncharacterized protein LOC110639394 isoform X2, encoding MAVHGARRTLQFSSASAKALLTLSTPTTKTITSPFASKAASLSGLSYKPSSAIRLSLHKLNFSRLPVELGGALSLIPLHSVTASALFTSLLSLHNDTWGCLSEGFATPL
- the LOC110639394 gene encoding uncharacterized protein LOC110639394 isoform X1, with translation MAVHGARRTLQFSSASAKALLTLSTPTTKTITSPFASKAASLSGLSYKPSSAIRLSLHKLNFSRLPVELGGALSLIPLHSVTASALFTSLLSLHNDTWGCLSEGNITASCNAYLALSSRATSFCFTFGFSLLTTKSSPA